From Solanum lycopersicum chromosome 8, SLM_r2.1, the proteins below share one genomic window:
- the LOC101260365 gene encoding uncharacterized protein has product MAAPYEYEEGGYPQETDAVGYDPNFVPDSVKSFVVHLYRHIREKNVYEIHQMYETSFQTLSERMFKETPWPSVDAVAPYVDNDHVFCLLYREMWFRHLYARLSPTLRQRIDSWDNYCSLFQVVLHGVVNMQLPNQWLWDMVDEFVYQFQAFCQYRAKMKSKTAEEIALLRQYDQAWNVYGVLNFLQALVEKSTIIQILEREKEGLEEFTATDGYDYSGGSNVLKVLGYFSMIGLLRVHCLLGDYHTGLKCLRPIDITQQGVYTSVIGSHITTIYHYGFANLMLRRYVEAIHEFNKILLYIYKTKQYHQKSPQYEQILKKNEQMYALLAIALSLCPQVKLVEETVNSQLREKYGEKMARMLRYDEEASALYDELFSYACPKFITPSAPSFEEPLVNYNQDAYRLQLKMFLYEVKQQQLLAGVRSYLKVYSTISLGKLANYMDLDEPNLRAVLMTYKHKTHAVDSDGKIISNADVDFYIDEDMVRVVESKSAKKYGDYFLRQIVKLEGIMTDIDRIKLE; this is encoded by the exons ATGGCAGCTCCCTACGAGTACGAAGAAGGAGGTTACCCACAAGAAACAGATGCAGTCGGGTACGACCCGAATTTCGTGCCAGATTCCGTAAAATCGTTCGTGGTTCATCTGTATAGGCACATAAGAGAGAAGAATGTTTACGAGATTCACCAGATGTATGAGACCTCTTTTCAGACACTGAGTGAGCGTATGTTTAAGGAAACTCCTTGGCCTTCTGTTGATGCCGTTGCGCCTTACGTTGATAATGACCATGTCTTCTGCTTGCTTTACCGTGAGATGTGGTTCCGTCACTTGTATGCTAGACTTTCTCCTACTCTTAGACAGCGGATTGATTCGTGGGACAATTATTGCAGCCTTTTCCAG GTGGTGCTGCATGGTGTGGTTAACATGCAATTGCCAAACCAGTGGTTGTGGGACATGGTAGATGAGTTTGTATACCAATTCCAGGCATTCTGTCAATACCGTGCAAAGATGAAGAGCAAAACTGCAGAAGAGATCGCGTTGCTTAGGCAGTACGACCAG GCTTGGAATGTCTACGGTGTTCTCAATTTCTTACAAGCCCTTGTGGAGAAATCTACAATAATCCAAATCTTGGAGAGGGAAAAGGAAGGTCTTGAAGAGTTTACTGCTACTGATGGGTATGATTACAGTGGTGGAAGTAATGTCTTGAAGGTTTTGGGCTATTTCAGCATGATAGGCTTGCTCAGAGTTCATTGTCTGTTGGGTGATTATCATACTGGCCTGAAGTGTTTACGTCCAATTGACATAACTCAACAGGGAGTTTACACCAGTGTTATTGGGAGCCACATAACCACAATATATCACTATGGTTTTGCTAATCTTATGTTGAGGAG GTATGTAGAGGCTATCCATGAGTTTAACAAAATCCTTCTGTATATTTATAAGACAAAGCAGTATCACCAGAAGTCACCCCAGTATGAGCAGATACTGAAGAAAAATGAGCAGATGTATGCCCTGTTGGCTATTGCTTTGTCATTGTGCCCTCAAGTGAAACTTGTTGAAGAAACTGTGAATTCTCAATTAAGGGAGAAGTATGGTGAGAAGATGGCGAGGATGCTGAGATATGATGAGGAGGCATCTGCACTCTATGACGAGCTCTTCTCATATGCATGTCCTAAGTTCATTACTCCTTCTGCTCCAAGTTTTGAGGAGCCTCTCGTAAATTACAACCAG GATGCCTATAGGCTACAATTGAAGATGTTTCTATATGAAGTGAAGCAGCAACAATTATTGGCTGGTGTTAGGTCCTATTTGAAAGTGTATTCAACAATCTCCCTGGGGAAGCTTGCAAATTACATGGATTTGGATGAACCCAATTTAAG AGCGGTTTTGATGACATACAAGCACAAAACACATGCTGTCGATTCTGATGGCAAGATAATTTCCAATGCCGATGTGGACTTCTACATAGATGAA GATATGGTACGTGTTGTAGAATCTAAGTCCGCGAAGAAGTATGGTGATTACTTTTTGCGTCAGATTGTGAAG CTTGAAGGGATCATGACTGATATTGACAGGATAAAGCTGGAGTAA